DNA sequence from the Agrobacterium tumefaciens genome:
CCCAGGCTTCGGACGGTGTCTTTCCCAGCAAATCCTGCAAAAGCAGCGCGATACCCAGTGCAAACATCAAGGCCGCGATGACCGTCGGCATATAGCCGGGCCCGGGCTGGAAATTGGTGCCCATGCTCAGCGGCCGCGCGCCGTAATAAAGCCCGGCGGCAGCCGCCAGAAAGAAGGCCCCCGACAGAATATTCGCCGTCAGTTTCGAGCCGTGTTCGGCCATGATTATCTCCCCTCCTCATTGAGGAATACGCCGTGCCTCCCGACACGGCGTATCCAACGTTTAATCACTGGCTCAATCGGCCCAGACACATCCCTTTGAGCGCATCATGTCGTAACGATCCTCGATATCCATCTTGCCCTGCCGGTGCAGTTCCATCATGTGGTTCTCGTGGTCGTCACGCTCCTGGCAGGCCTTGACGAGTTTCGGGATATCCTTCTCGCGAACGACGACGACGCCATCATCATCGCCGCAGACGATATCGCCGGGGCTGATCAATTCGCCGCCCACCACGACCGGATGGTTGATGGTACCGAGCGTGTCCTTGGAGGTGCCCTTCATGCAAAGCCCGAGCGAGAACACCGGGAAACCGATCTCGCGCAGACCCTTGCCATCACGCACGGCGGCGCTGACCACAAAGCCGACAATGCCCTTGCCGATGCAGGCGGCGGCCAGCACATCGCCAAAGCCGCCCTGATTGGGATTGTCGCCGCCATCTATGACCAGCACATCACCGGGCTTTGCCAGATTGATGGCTTCAAAAATCATCAGATTGTCGCCGATATGGCATTTCGCGGTGATCGCAGGACCACAGATTTTCAGGCCCGGCTTGATCGGCTTGATGCGATAATCGAGAGCACCGAGCTTGCCCTGCGCCTCGTGAATTGTCGCGGGGCTGAACTTGCTGATCGCCTCGACATCGGCCTTTGAAGGACGCTGGAAATTGCGGATGACATGGGCCATTGGCCGGATTCCTTTCAATAGTGGGTCATGCCCGGGCCAAACGCAGGCCCAAGCGTCATTTTGGTTTAGGTGAGAGAAAGCGGTCGTTGCCGGCCGCTTATTTTGTCCAGGGCTTGCTTTTCCAGAGCTCGGCCAGATTGGCGTTGCCCTTCTTGAGAGCCTCGGCAAATTCGGCCTGGGTCAGCGGCAGCGTCGTCAGTTCGCGCTTCTTGGCGTCGGCAAGATAATCCGGGTCCTTCAGCGCCTTCTGGAAGGCATCGACCAACTTTGCCTCCACATCCGCTGGCAGGCCTTTAGGCGCACCGAAACCGGCAAGCAGACTGAACTGAACATTGTAGCCGGCTTCCTTGAAGGTCGGCGCATCAGGCGAGAGCGGCGAACGCTCTGCACCGGAGGTCGCGAGCACACGCAGCGCGCCCGAACGGTTGTCGGCAAAGACCTCGTTGAGGTTCATGAAACCGAGCGTAACGTGGTTGCCAAGCATGGCGAGCCTTGCCGGTCCGCCACCGTTGAAGGGCACAAAATTGAGCTTCACGCCCGCTGCGTCTTCAAACAGCAGGGCGGTGATCTGGCTCGGATGGCCGATGCCCGTCACGCCGACGACGACCGGGTTCGCCTTGGCCGCCTCGGCAAATTCCTTGGCGGTCTTGATCGGCGACGCCTTATTGACGGTCAGCGCCAGATCGCCGCCGATCTGGTTGGCGAGCGGCGTGAAGGCATCTTCCTTGTAGCTGGCATTGCCCTGCACGATCGGCGAATACATGGACGGGAAATTCAGCGCGCCGATGGTGTAACCGTCAGGCTTGGCATTGGCGATATAGGTCGCGCCTATCAACCCGCCGGCACCTTCGCGGTTTTCCACCACGACCGATGTGCCGAGATATTTTTCGAGGTACGGCACCAGCGCCCGCGACTGGATATCGGTGCCACCGCCGGCCGGATAACCGATGACCAATGTGACCGGCCGCTCCGGATATTCCGCCGCTGCCCCTCCTGCAGCCAGCATTCCCGCAGCCGCCAGCACAAAAAACAGAGATGTCTTCAAACGCATATCTTTTCCTCCCCGATACGCTTTCACCGGGGAGGCTAGGAAGAAGCCATCAACAACACAAATACCGAGTTTTCAAATTACCCATACAAATCTTTTATGGGTTGAGCGAAGGCTCACGCCTTGCGACCGACCGCAACAGGTCTCGAAACAGCCTGAAGGTGCGCTCGTCCACCTCCCTGCCCTTCAGCAGATGGATGGAGCGATAGATAACCGGATCGGTTATATGCGCGGCCTGAAGCTGGCCAGCCTCCTGCTCCTGCTGCACCGAATTCCATGACAGGATCGTCGCACCGATACCAGCGCTGACGGCGCGTTTGATCGTATCCTGCCCGTCAATTTCCATAGTGACGTTCAGTGTAATGCCGGCACGGGCGGCAGCCTCGTCTATCGATACGCGCAGCGGATTGTCCTTTGGCGGCAGAATAAGGTCGAGCTTTGCGGCCCCCTCAAGCGGCATCGCCCTGCCGAGTGGCCTTGATGACACGGCAAACAGGCTCTCCTTGACGATAAGATCGTCTGCCTTTTCCTCCGCACCGACAAGCGCAACGGCCATATCCACCTTGCCGAGACGGATGAGCCGCAGGGATTCGTCATTGCGCGCCTCTATCAGCCGCAACGAAACCTTGGGCATCGAAGCGGCAACCTCGCTGATGATGCTTGGCGCAAAGGCGGTCGCCCAGGAGGGAATGAGGCTCAGCCTGATCACCCGCTCATCCAGATAGGCCATGGCCCGGATTTCCGCCTCCGCCTGCCTGACCTTCTCGGTAATCTCCCGCGCATGGGAAAGCAGGATTTCACCCTTTTCCGTCGCCTTCACCCCGCGCGCCAGCCGGTGCAGCACGGGAAACCCCACCAGCCTTTCCAGTTCCGTGATGTGGTGGCTGAGCGCCGGCTGGACGATGCCCAATTGCCGCGCCGCCGCCGACATGGAGCCGCAATCGGCAATCGCGACCAGATATCGCAGCCTGCGCAAATCCAACATCCCCGCTTAAACCTCCCGCCAGTTCGAGAGGTGATCATGACACCAAATCGCCGCCATGACCTAGGGCAAAAAGCCCTTTTCCGCGAAAGGTGGGCAATGGGCCAAGTGATGGGGTAAGACAAGATTCTTATGACAGCCAGCCAAGGCTTTTCTCCGCTTCTTCCCCATGACACGGTCTCGGCTGCGATGGGGAGCGGGATGGATCCTAAGACCGGAATTTTGCTCAAGCTGACGGCCATGCTGGCATTCACAGTCATGTCCGCCTGTGTGAAGGGTTTGGACGGGGCGATCCCGGTCGGCGAAGTCGTCTTCTGCCGGGGATTTTTTGCGCTCGTTCCCCTCTGTCTCTGGTTCGTCGCCTCGTCCGAGCGGATAACCGTGCCCGCCACGAAGAATATAGGCCGCCTGCTTGCCGGAAGCTCGGCCGGGCTTGGCGGCATGTTCTTCGGCTTTCTGGCGCTCGCCTATCTGCCGCTGGTGAATGTCACGGTGCTGAGCTACACGACACCGCTTTTCACCATCATGCTGGCAGCGCTGCTACTTGGCGAAAAAGTGAGGATATACCGCTGGTCCGCCGTGCTGACCGGTTTCATCGGTGTCTTCATCACGCTCTCGCCGAAACTGATCTTCGATGCCGCCTCAGGCCCCGCCCAAATCGACAGGGTCGCAATGATCGGAACCGCACTGGCGTTGACCGGTGCGCTTTGCGCGGCCTTTTCCTCCATCGCCGTCCGCCATCTGAACAGCATCGAAAAGCCGTCGCGCATCGTGCTCATCTATACGCTGACGGGTGTGGTGGCCGGCCTCGCCACGCTCGGATTTGGATGGAAGATGCCGGATTTTCACCAGTTCCTGCTGCTTGCCGGCGGGGGCCTCGCCGGCGGCATCGGCCAGATCACCATGACGCTCAGCCTGCGCCACGCCCAGGCATCGCTGCTGGCGCCCTTCGATTACACGACGATGATCTGGGCGATCGCCCTCGGTTATCTCTTCATGGCCGAGGTGCCGACGGGTGCGACCATCGTCGGCGCGCTGACGGTCATCGCCGCCGGACTGTTCGCCATGTGGCGCGAAAACCGGCTGGCAAAACGGTCCATCAGGGAGCCGACAGCGTCAACTGTTCCGTGACGCGCCTTTTGTGCAGCCGCCTTTCCCGCCACAACGTGAACAAGCCGGCGGCAACCACGATAGAAGCCCCCAGAATGGTCGTCAGGGCCGGAAGCTGATCCATGAAGGCATAGCCAATCAACAGCGCCCAGACCATCGTCGTATAATCGAACGGCGCCAGCAGCGAGGCCTCCGCATAACGCAGGCTGAGCGTTACCAATATCTGCGCGGTTCCGCCAATGAGACCGGTGCCGATCAGCAGGGTCCATTGCCACGCGGTCGGCATTTTCCAGCCCATGCCGATGCTCGCGAAACCAATGACGGTTGTGAGCAGGGTAAAATAGAAGATGATTGCGCCGGTATTTTCCGTCTGCGTCAGATGCCGGATCTGGATCATCGATATGGCAGAGAAAAAAGCCGCGGCCAGACCAAACAGGCCGCCGAGCATGGCGACGCCGGAACCGGAAGTGACATCCGAAACATCGAAGGAAAAATGCGGCG
Encoded proteins:
- a CDS encoding DMT family transporter is translated as MDPKTGILLKLTAMLAFTVMSACVKGLDGAIPVGEVVFCRGFFALVPLCLWFVASSERITVPATKNIGRLLAGSSAGLGGMFFGFLALAYLPLVNVTVLSYTTPLFTIMLAALLLGEKVRIYRWSAVLTGFIGVFITLSPKLIFDAASGPAQIDRVAMIGTALALTGALCAAFSSIAVRHLNSIEKPSRIVLIYTLTGVVAGLATLGFGWKMPDFHQFLLLAGGGLAGGIGQITMTLSLRHAQASLLAPFDYTTMIWAIALGYLFMAEVPTGATIVGALTVIAAGLFAMWRENRLAKRSIREPTASTVP
- a CDS encoding LysR family transcriptional regulator, which produces MLDLRRLRYLVAIADCGSMSAAARQLGIVQPALSHHITELERLVGFPVLHRLARGVKATEKGEILLSHAREITEKVRQAEAEIRAMAYLDERVIRLSLIPSWATAFAPSIISEVAASMPKVSLRLIEARNDESLRLIRLGKVDMAVALVGAEEKADDLIVKESLFAVSSRPLGRAMPLEGAAKLDLILPPKDNPLRVSIDEAAARAGITLNVTMEIDGQDTIKRAVSAGIGATILSWNSVQQEQEAGQLQAAHITDPVIYRSIHLLKGREVDERTFRLFRDLLRSVARREPSLNP
- a CDS encoding tripartite tricarboxylate transporter substrate binding protein, with protein sequence MRLKTSLFFVLAAAGMLAAGGAAAEYPERPVTLVIGYPAGGGTDIQSRALVPYLEKYLGTSVVVENREGAGGLIGATYIANAKPDGYTIGALNFPSMYSPIVQGNASYKEDAFTPLANQIGGDLALTVNKASPIKTAKEFAEAAKANPVVVGVTGIGHPSQITALLFEDAAGVKLNFVPFNGGGPARLAMLGNHVTLGFMNLNEVFADNRSGALRVLATSGAERSPLSPDAPTFKEAGYNVQFSLLAGFGAPKGLPADVEAKLVDAFQKALKDPDYLADAKKRELTTLPLTQAEFAEALKKGNANLAELWKSKPWTK
- a CDS encoding DMT family transporter; translated protein: MDSRKGILLKISAALALVLMGACISGLKGEIPIGQVVFFRSAVAMLPLCLWMAVQGGFRQQVATSHIGGHLVRSFSGTGGMVFSYLALAYIPLADATAISYATPLFTVILAVLLLKEVVRIYRWTAVVVGLCGIVLILSPHFSFDVSDVTSGSGVAMLGGLFGLAAAFFSAISMIQIRHLTQTENTGAIIFYFTLLTTVIGFASIGMGWKMPTAWQWTLLIGTGLIGGTAQILVTLSLRYAEASLLAPFDYTTMVWALLIGYAFMDQLPALTTILGASIVVAAGLFTLWRERRLHKRRVTEQLTLSAP
- a CDS encoding 4-carboxy-4-hydroxy-2-oxoadipate aldolase/oxaloacetate decarboxylase, translated to MAHVIRNFQRPSKADVEAISKFSPATIHEAQGKLGALDYRIKPIKPGLKICGPAITAKCHIGDNLMIFEAINLAKPGDVLVIDGGDNPNQGGFGDVLAAACIGKGIVGFVVSAAVRDGKGLREIGFPVFSLGLCMKGTSKDTLGTINHPVVVGGELISPGDIVCGDDDGVVVVREKDIPKLVKACQERDDHENHMMELHRQGKMDIEDRYDMMRSKGCVWAD